Below is a window of Perca fluviatilis chromosome 14, GENO_Pfluv_1.0, whole genome shotgun sequence DNA.
TGGCACGACCTCACACGTGTTGACCTGGCAGCTTGCGCCGATGATGCATCCACAGGTCAGGATCACGTTCCTCCCAAGATCAGCTGGGATTTGTTATTGGCAGAAAGATGCACTTTAGAAAAATACACTAAAGGGATATGGGAGTTAGGATTGGGCAATATGATTCTATTCACTGTGAGACATTAGGCTATACATTTATCAATTTTGCCATACTGTGGTCTCTATCATATAGACCTATATTAATATCTCTTGGTCATTTAGACCATTGTGTGCAGTGTTACAAATCAATGAGCAGAACTGCTTTGTGGCACTATTGTCATTTTTGCATCAATGTGATGACGTACCTTAATTGTGTTAACCATTCCTGGGTATTTTATCAATTAACGGTTTGATCGTCCAGAAAGTCTTCTACTATATAATGATATATATTGATAATACTGTGATTTAAAATTATACCATAATAGAAGATTTTATCCAGGTTGCACACTCCTAATAGGAATACAGTGAGTGATTACAATACTTACCTTTAGACTCAATCACATTGTTGTCTCCAATTTTTAAGGCTTGAGAGACTGTAGCAGAATCATTAAGGATTTGAACCTATGAATTTAAAACATTGAATAGTCACTGTAAACTATAGCCTGATAAACACCCACTGTGATGTTTATATGAGGATTATTACATTTAAGAattgtgaccaagatatatactgaGTAGGACATTTAAAATTGCTGAAATAGACTTGCTagtgctctctggtggacaaactatatTTGCAACACTGTTTCTAAATGACCACAAAcacattgtttgtgtttctgtagaTAGGCTATTTCTTGTTCTTGGCTAACAGACATATCTGCAATAATATCTGCTAATATTTGCCAATTTGTCAGACTGGCTCTACTGCAATCAGATGCCCATATTGTTAGTTGCATTGCAAAGGATACCACATCCAACTTCAAACACATTATTGCTCCCAATTGTCATGGTTTTTGGCTCCACTCCCTCTGTGTCTGGCATGATATTCTCTGGATAActacagacaaaacacacagataagATAAGGTTAAACAGTGAtgacaaaaaaggaaaattatGTTGTAATAAACAATGTAGCCTGCCTACCTGTTAATAATAAGTGCCTGCTCCTCTATCAGATTACCCTCTCCAATGATAATAGGCCCTGCCTCTGCTATGATCCGTGCTTTGGGGTGGACAACTGTTCTAgcacctgtaaaaaaaaaaaagaagaagaaagaatcCAAAGTGCTGTCTTATTAGAGAATACAGCTGCTGGATAAGCAATGAGAAAAATGGCGCTTATAGGGACGTTAAAAGCAAATTCTCACCAATGGTCACATCTCCTCTTATTTCGCTTTCAACACACACAACTGCTCCAGCTGCAATTTTAGCACTGCGAGAACACAGAGATAATATGAACATATTTTATATGCAAAGCAGCACAGGCAGAATAAACAGTTAGATAGCTGATCATGCAAATCTGTCAGTCTGCGTTTCAATGCAAATGCAATTCGCGACCTAGGCTATATAAGGGTGTCGCCATCGGTGATTTTGCAAGATTATTATGAAATGAAACGACATTTTTATTTCCTAAAAGCTAAAGTTAACTCATAATATAAAAAGGTTAACGCCGTTTAAATGTATGTATCTACCTCTTCTGTGCCATGATTTGCTTTGCGTCAGACATCCTTGCGACGATGAATAAAATGTATCGATAGTTGATTAGAACGAGTTCCGAGTTGGAGCTCAGGTTTGATTACTTTTGTCTGAGAAACTAGCTGCCATCTACTGTTTGTACTGTTTTTAAGGATACTGCAACGGACATTTGTTAATATGTTGAAAAGAAAACTATAACTATGAATTTTCATAAACTATGAACATGATCAAAATAACTTTCTGCAGAAAGGTATTTTGATCATGTTCAGAATATGAATGgaacatttttccagtcataTTCTTTTTGCACTAGAATAGATTTACTTGCCACACATTAACCCGATTatcgaaataaaaaaaaataaaaggcctTATAAAGCCTAATATACTATAACATCAGTTCATGTTTTTGATATAGTACATCTTTCTTCAACAAATATGCACACTTGCCTAATGTATATAGTATGTTCTCCTGTGTTGTAGTGTTGTAGTAGTTTAGTATATTTATAGTGTATTTTAGTATATATACTAAAATAAAGGCTATATCCTTTATATCGTGTATTCTATAGATATTCTATAGGTAGGGCctatatgtcttatatttaTCGAGTAACCTATGGTAAGATTTTTtcttgtattctgtattctgtattgagctattttagtttattttctattgatattgcaGTGTCACCATGTCTCCTGCAGAGTGCATCAAATACAAAAGGATGGGAATAGATTGCGCTGTATGATGAACAGTTACATTTATTGTATGTGCTTTGGGAGGGAAATCATACCGCGTTAATATCCGCCTCTACATACTCTTTTGGTGGTAGCTTAACTTTAAAATAAGTTTATTTtcgtgatggtcaaatgaaccCGTAGGCTATATGGCTTTAACACGCCTAGTGAATAAGAGTCTGTTAGAGAAAGTTTTTCTTCTGATGTG
It encodes the following:
- the LOC120572259 gene encoding dynactin subunit 6-like; the encoded protein is MSDAKQIMAQKSAKIAAGAVVCVESEIRGDVTIGARTVVHPKARIIAEAGPIIIGEGNLIEEQALIINSYPENIMPDTEGVEPKTMTIGSNNVFEVGCVSQALKIGDNNVIESKADLGRNVILTCGCIIGASCQVNTCEVVPENTVVYGSNCIRRVQSEKPQPQTLQLDFLMKILPNYHHLKKTVKGNSTPVRN